One Candidatus Glassbacteria bacterium genomic region harbors:
- a CDS encoding DGQHR domain-containing protein, whose translation MSLRDGLKTIDSISGKLINDKKFLYYRKTIKKKNIAEYEQKGWQVVPSKLKKSVRMVLLKPHNIAFEDRVWALLAKMGFTYLNGDANYKIDYQNGLTKQIDVFAVDDEAAIVIECKSAQGRRKVSYQKEINEIIGLKEKIRNSIRNEFGRNIKVAFLFATNNAIISDNDSKRLKEGMIDHINQDDIDYFELLTDHLGVAAKYQLFGKLFSGQKIPNIQNRIPAIKGKVSKGHTFYSFSIDPMYLLKIGYILHRTQTDPEAASAYQRIVKKGRLKNIGEFIDTGGYFANSVIINIQTKGRKKLKYEMSENIEHDSATSMGILHLPKQYRSAFIIDGQHRLLGYSIAKSNSNHTIPVVAFHNLPIDEQAKLFVKINHTQKSVPANLLQSIIADFDWKSDNDRLAINALKTRLFVDMNADERSPLYKRIILSEEKKNETRCLTLQTLRSWGFGKTNYFGILKGDKLLQTGHLHDVDYDKTLKKSHEFFTICFSAWEDELPAQWSIGSGEGGFISMNLGIAAILRVINDIIEFLVLTRGFKPQLQSGEELAFEVVPFLMPAIEYVKNLDQNGLNKLRKLFGSGAPEKVQREFQYAIHKKYSEFNPQGLQQWIKESSGEFTKKSYALGHYKIEPLIDGFIKQKLKEEYGEKNWWTEGVPTDIQLSCSREKILKRSQEPESHFLNTIYYEKIIDNNWGLLQNYFTPPGLEQAGKAKRVAWLGYFNSIRQKYSHPQREDVTEKEYLFIEDLYEWLQKKLV comes from the coding sequence ATGAGTCTACGGGATGGATTAAAAACTATTGACTCGATCTCCGGTAAATTGATCAACGATAAAAAATTCTTGTACTATAGAAAGACAATAAAGAAGAAAAATATAGCAGAATATGAGCAAAAGGGATGGCAAGTTGTTCCTAGTAAGTTAAAGAAATCTGTACGAATGGTATTGCTTAAGCCGCATAATATCGCATTTGAAGATAGAGTTTGGGCATTATTGGCAAAAATGGGTTTTACATATCTAAATGGCGACGCTAACTATAAAATAGACTACCAAAATGGGCTGACGAAGCAAATTGATGTATTCGCAGTTGATGATGAAGCAGCTATTGTAATTGAATGTAAATCAGCTCAAGGTAGGCGGAAAGTAAGTTATCAGAAGGAAATCAATGAAATTATTGGCTTGAAAGAAAAAATAAGAAATAGTATAAGGAATGAATTTGGCAGAAACATTAAAGTAGCATTTCTTTTTGCGACTAATAATGCAATAATCAGTGACAATGATTCGAAAAGATTGAAAGAGGGCATGATTGACCATATTAATCAAGATGATATTGATTATTTCGAATTACTTACAGATCATTTGGGAGTAGCTGCAAAATATCAGCTTTTCGGGAAATTATTTTCAGGCCAAAAAATACCTAATATTCAAAATAGAATCCCTGCGATTAAAGGAAAGGTCTCAAAAGGACATACTTTTTATTCATTTAGTATAGATCCAATGTACTTGCTAAAAATTGGATACATATTGCACAGGACTCAAACAGATCCTGAAGCAGCTTCAGCTTATCAAAGGATAGTAAAAAAAGGGAGACTAAAAAACATAGGAGAATTTATAGATACCGGCGGATATTTTGCGAATTCAGTAATAATTAATATCCAGACTAAGGGTAGAAAGAAGCTAAAATATGAAATGTCTGAAAATATCGAGCATGATAGTGCTACTTCAATGGGCATATTGCACCTGCCAAAACAATATAGATCAGCTTTCATAATTGACGGGCAACATAGATTATTAGGTTATTCGATTGCAAAAAGCAATTCTAATCATACAATACCAGTTGTAGCTTTTCATAATTTGCCAATTGATGAGCAAGCTAAGTTATTCGTTAAGATTAATCATACGCAGAAATCTGTACCTGCTAACTTATTGCAATCAATAATAGCAGATTTTGATTGGAAAAGTGATAACGATAGGTTAGCAATAAATGCTCTTAAAACACGCTTATTTGTTGATATGAATGCAGATGAAAGAAGCCCACTTTACAAGCGCATTATCCTTTCAGAGGAAAAAAAGAATGAAACAAGGTGCTTGACTCTTCAAACTCTTCGTTCATGGGGTTTTGGAAAAACAAACTATTTTGGTATTTTGAAAGGGGATAAACTATTACAGACAGGCCATCTTCATGATGTAGATTATGATAAGACTTTGAAGAAGAGTCATGAGTTTTTTACTATTTGTTTTTCCGCTTGGGAAGATGAATTGCCAGCTCAGTGGTCTATAGGGAGCGGTGAAGGTGGATTTATCTCAATGAATTTGGGTATTGCAGCTATTTTACGAGTGATTAATGATATTATTGAATTTTTAGTCCTGACAAGGGGATTTAAGCCGCAGCTACAATCAGGAGAAGAATTAGCTTTTGAAGTGGTACCTTTCTTAATGCCTGCAATTGAGTATGTAAAAAATTTAGATCAAAATGGTCTTAATAAACTTAGAAAACTTTTCGGAAGTGGCGCACCAGAAAAAGTACAAAGAGAGTTTCAATACGCTATTCACAAAAAATATTCTGAATTTAATCCACAAGGTTTGCAACAATGGATCAAGGAAAGTTCAGGAGAATTCACAAAAAAGTCCTATGCACTTGGGCATTACAAAATCGAACCGTTAATAGATGGTTTTATCAAACAAAAATTGAAAGAGGAGTACGGTGAAAAAAATTGGTGGACAGAAGGAGTACCGACTGATATTCAACTTTCATGTAGTAGAGAGAAAATATTGAAACGCTCACAAGAACCTGAATCGCATTTTTTGAATACAATATATTACGAAAAGATAATTGATAATAATTGGGGATTGCTGCAGAATTATTTTACTCCTCCAGGTTTGGAACAAGCAGGAAAAGCAAAACGTGTCGCTTGGCTAGGCTACTTTAATTCGATCAGGCAAAAATATTCCCATCCCCAACGGGAAGATGTTACAGAAAAGGAATATTTGTTTATTGAAGACTTGTATGAGTGGTTACAAAAAAAACTAGTTTAA
- a CDS encoding B12-binding domain-containing radical SAM protein has translation MTDLILWNSTSTRRRSPTDDFLDNGLAILKTYIEEQGYSVEVIDWANSSQWEAMTPRVLARINGFLVDRLLGPVNGIGRKQRGRKLLGAAFMFSQELTTKMQRRAQKKMIRALARHVSDTGCKIIGIKTWYGESYIAARQFAAELRREVPEALVVAGGPHASTYREAVLEDDAFDFAVVGEGESTLRRMLELAGECESRTELVERIVRDAEAGSLENTVYRVDGGYRISTRRKLNANEKTVPRYGQHPGKTRIHVIVESLGCPWGKCSFCTHSSTYGSYSVRKPQLVVDELEQMVGNGIGLFRYAGSSTTLAHARQIAREIIDRDLKVIYSMFGRAERKASDPARFREVVESYRLLIRSGFRAIFLGAESGDDTVNEVVMNKGIGRADIVGTIRAMREASKLECVPIDIGISLIYPAPTMGRISLDKLKQADIMLVEETKPDSVLVCPPAPFPGSEWFKRRDEFGFQLDDNFVRDMLEYDYVLYKPLFMWPEIGLKLNDMSLKQIFEQCGSLRTELERRGFVTEVTDVQFLMLRAAGFPGVNGVIEFKHRTQHSILSCDYRWINRLQEKVNQASYDQAMKNTSECAYKL, from the coding sequence GTGACTGACTTGATCCTGTGGAATTCAACTTCGACCAGACGGCGCTCGCCCACCGATGATTTTCTGGATAACGGGCTGGCTATTCTGAAAACTTATATCGAAGAACAGGGTTACAGCGTAGAGGTGATCGACTGGGCCAACAGCAGCCAGTGGGAGGCGATGACTCCCCGGGTACTGGCCAGGATTAATGGCTTTCTGGTCGACCGCCTGCTGGGACCGGTCAACGGTATCGGCCGCAAACAGAGGGGCCGTAAACTGCTGGGCGCTGCCTTCATGTTCAGTCAGGAACTGACGACAAAAATGCAGCGGCGGGCGCAGAAAAAAATGATCCGTGCCCTCGCCCGTCATGTTAGCGATACGGGCTGCAAAATTATCGGTATCAAAACCTGGTACGGGGAATCCTACATTGCCGCGCGCCAGTTCGCTGCCGAATTGCGCAGGGAAGTCCCCGAGGCGCTTGTGGTGGCCGGCGGACCGCATGCTTCCACTTACCGGGAAGCCGTGCTGGAAGACGATGCGTTCGATTTCGCTGTCGTGGGCGAGGGCGAAAGCACTCTGCGCCGCATGCTTGAACTGGCCGGGGAATGTGAATCAAGGACTGAACTGGTTGAGCGGATTGTGCGTGACGCCGAGGCCGGTAGTCTGGAAAATACGGTGTACCGGGTGGACGGCGGCTACAGGATTTCCACCAGGCGAAAACTGAACGCCAACGAGAAAACTGTTCCCCGCTACGGCCAGCATCCCGGTAAAACCAGAATCCATGTGATTGTGGAATCCCTGGGCTGCCCGTGGGGCAAATGCAGCTTCTGCACTCATTCCAGCACCTACGGTAGCTATTCGGTGCGCAAACCGCAATTGGTTGTGGATGAGTTAGAACAGATGGTCGGCAACGGAATCGGACTTTTCCGCTACGCGGGCAGTTCCACCACTCTGGCACACGCCCGGCAGATCGCCCGGGAGATTATCGACCGCGATCTCAAGGTGATCTACTCGATGTTCGGCAGGGCAGAACGCAAGGCCTCCGACCCGGCCAGGTTTCGCGAAGTGGTCGAATCCTACCGCCTGCTGATCCGGTCCGGTTTCCGCGCGATTTTCCTCGGCGCCGAAAGCGGGGACGACACGGTCAACGAGGTCGTGATGAATAAAGGAATCGGCAGGGCGGATATTGTCGGTACAATCAGGGCGATGAGGGAAGCCTCGAAACTGGAGTGCGTGCCGATCGATATCGGTATTTCGCTGATATACCCCGCCCCCACGATGGGCAGGATTTCTCTGGACAAGCTCAAGCAGGCGGATATCATGCTGGTCGAGGAAACCAAACCAGACTCGGTGCTGGTCTGCCCGCCGGCCCCGTTCCCCGGCAGCGAGTGGTTCAAACGGCGCGATGAGTTCGGTTTCCAGTTGGATGATAATTTTGTCAGGGACATGCTGGAATACGACTACGTCCTGTACAAACCTCTGTTCATGTGGCCGGAAATAGGCTTGAAACTTAACGACATGAGTCTGAAGCAGATATTCGAGCAGTGCGGCAGCTTGCGCACCGAACTGGAGCGGCGGGGGTTTGTGACCGAGGTTACCGACGTCCAGTTCCTGATGCTGCGCGCGGCCGGATTTCCGGGAGTCAACGGGGTTATCGAGTTCAAACACCGTACCCAGCATTCGATCCTCTCCTGCGACTACCGCTGGATAAACCGCCTGCAGGAAAAGGTCAACCAGGCCAGTTACGATCAGGCGATGAAAAACACTTCAGAATGCGCTTATAAATTGTAA
- a CDS encoding response regulator: MSETTLKYSHSHSRRKHRDNSLVLVVDDDKTLRKGMVFLLRNEGHSIIEAENGSVALELVAREKPDLVLLDLMMPEIDGLEVCQKIKRNDETRLIPVIMITAVNNQSQKIKAIESGADDFLNKPVNLSELRARTQSLLRMKHLNDLLDKADTVIAAMANAIEAKDKYTEGHNDRVSRLTVMLGKAANLGSKELDQVRMGGILHDIGKIGIPDNILNKQGPLNDEEFRMITSHPRKGEKILEPLRSLKEVGDIVLFHHERYDGKGYPEGLAGGDIPLHARIVAIADSFDAMTTDRPYRKALSREQAVSELESGAGTMWDPDLVDLFIDCLNRREKLQSNDSTAEDLNRD; the protein is encoded by the coding sequence ATGAGCGAAACTACACTGAAATACAGCCACAGCCATTCCCGCCGCAAGCACAGAGATAATTCTCTGGTGCTGGTTGTTGACGATGACAAGACCCTGCGCAAGGGCATGGTTTTTCTGCTGCGCAACGAAGGGCACTCGATTATCGAGGCGGAAAACGGCTCTGTCGCACTGGAACTGGTGGCCCGGGAAAAACCCGACCTTGTCCTGCTCGACCTGATGATGCCCGAGATCGACGGCTTGGAAGTCTGTCAGAAGATCAAGCGGAACGATGAAACGAGGCTGATTCCGGTGATCATGATCACGGCGGTGAATAACCAGAGTCAAAAGATAAAGGCAATCGAGTCCGGTGCCGATGATTTCCTTAACAAGCCGGTCAATCTGTCCGAGCTGCGCGCGCGGACCCAGTCCCTGCTGCGAATGAAACATCTCAACGACCTGCTGGACAAGGCTGATACGGTCATCGCCGCCATGGCCAATGCGATCGAGGCCAAGGACAAGTACACCGAGGGTCATAACGACAGGGTCAGCCGGTTGACGGTGATGCTGGGCAAGGCGGCCAACCTGGGTTCCAAGGAACTCGACCAGGTGCGGATGGGCGGGATCCTTCACGATATCGGGAAAATTGGAATCCCCGACAATATCCTGAACAAGCAGGGTCCCTTGAACGATGAGGAGTTCCGGATGATCACCTCCCACCCGCGCAAGGGCGAAAAAATACTCGAGCCGCTGCGCTCGCTCAAGGAAGTGGGCGATATCGTCCTCTTTCACCACGAGCGTTACGACGGGAAAGGATACCCCGAGGGACTCGCCGGGGGAGATATCCCCCTGCACGCCAGAATAGTCGCTATCGCCGACAGTTTCGACGCGATGACCACCGACCGCCCCTACCGTAAAGCTCTCTCACGGGAACAGGCTGTCTCCGAGCTGGAGAGCGGGGCCGGCACGATGTGGGACCCTGATCTCGTTGACCTTTTTATCGACTGCCTTAATCGCCGTGAAAAGTTGCAGTCCAACGACTCAACCGCTGAGGACTTGAACCGTGACTGA
- a CDS encoding response regulator translates to MKMEFDSSKILIVEDEAPLRLGLAKCLERAGYVALESADGSTALAMAREHLPALVILDVMMRGMTGIEVCRKLREDQLTEGIKIMFLSAKGQIREQNEGLEAGGDYYMTKPFEYRKLLQVIEDLLAGRKFNE, encoded by the coding sequence ATGAAAATGGAGTTCGACAGCAGCAAAATACTGATAGTTGAAGACGAGGCGCCGCTGCGTTTAGGGCTGGCCAAGTGCCTGGAGCGGGCCGGCTACGTTGCGCTCGAATCGGCCGATGGCTCGACCGCCCTGGCGATGGCGAGGGAACACTTGCCGGCCCTGGTGATCCTGGATGTGATGATGCGCGGGATGACAGGGATCGAGGTCTGCCGAAAACTCAGAGAAGATCAATTGACTGAAGGAATTAAAATCATGTTCCTGTCGGCCAAGGGCCAGATCAGGGAGCAAAACGAGGGTCTCGAAGCTGGCGGTGACTACTATATGACCAAGCCCTTCGAATACAGGAAACTGCTGCAGGTGATCGAAGATCTCCTGGCAGGCCGCAAATTCAACGAGTAG
- a CDS encoding cell wall metabolism sensor histidine kinase WalK, translating to MGPGRLEKMFSLRLGTKSIIAVIALLTTISAALTTFFVSRHSTELTEELRKRAFSLASNMAYNNQFSVVSGDLTNMLISISGVKQESDIQDAYIIDLKGVIIAHQDTSLIRKIVPFSSRLDSSQARQWLSTEMNDIHRTVALIDIERKLSESSEETIFGASDINPAGSATGASRHDKLGYVVLDVSLESMHQAVAAGTRRAVLITLVVIMLGAMATIAMVRRVALPIYRLADATRAVAMDDLDQEVPVTRSDEIGVLASSFNHMTRQLKVSRARIEAWNRELEAKVASRTRELQEKHEELEVAYEALKTLDKAKDDFLSLVSHELRTPLSSVLLYSEMLLDGMDDSKETRHDFLSIIVDNCRRLTRLINDVLDLSKIEAGRMPFKPIELDLTDIVAETVSGLKPTIDAKKLNYTSDGIEKGVKLWGDRDRVIQVLTNIISNAVKFTPEGGSISVALQQRGNQGLVSITDSGKGISREDIPKVFDRFSHLESIEHHSEGSGLGMTISKSIIERLGGEIWIESEIGTGATVFFTLPCAGRRIKKPTEEQDENGVRQQQNTDS from the coding sequence ATGGGTCCTGGTCGCCTGGAAAAAATGTTTTCGCTTCGTCTGGGCACGAAGTCGATTATCGCGGTCATTGCGCTGCTGACCACCATCTCCGCTGCCCTGACCACCTTCTTCGTATCGAGGCACAGCACGGAACTGACCGAGGAGCTGCGCAAGAGGGCATTCTCGCTGGCCAGCAACATGGCCTACAACAACCAGTTCTCCGTGGTCAGCGGCGACCTGACCAATATGCTGATTTCGATCTCTGGTGTTAAGCAGGAGAGCGATATCCAGGACGCTTATATTATTGACCTGAAAGGCGTTATTATCGCCCACCAGGATACGTCGCTGATCAGAAAAATTGTTCCTTTCAGTTCGCGTCTCGACAGCAGTCAGGCCAGACAGTGGCTGTCGACGGAAATGAACGACATCCACCGCACCGTGGCCCTGATCGATATCGAGCGCAAGCTGTCCGAGAGCAGCGAGGAGACAATTTTCGGCGCCTCCGATATCAATCCTGCCGGTTCCGCAACCGGCGCGTCACGTCACGACAAACTTGGATACGTGGTGCTCGATGTATCGCTCGAAAGCATGCACCAGGCTGTGGCCGCGGGTACCCGCAGGGCGGTCCTGATTACCCTGGTGGTAATCATGCTGGGTGCGATGGCGACTATCGCCATGGTACGGCGGGTGGCGCTGCCGATCTACCGCCTGGCCGATGCCACCAGGGCGGTGGCGATGGACGACCTGGATCAGGAGGTTCCCGTTACGCGCAGCGACGAGATTGGCGTGCTGGCAAGTTCATTCAACCACATGACCCGCCAGCTTAAAGTTTCAAGGGCGCGAATCGAGGCCTGGAACCGCGAACTGGAGGCCAAAGTTGCCTCTCGCACCCGGGAACTGCAGGAAAAACACGAAGAACTGGAAGTCGCCTACGAGGCGCTCAAAACCCTGGACAAAGCCAAGGATGATTTCCTGTCTCTGGTTTCCCACGAATTGCGTACGCCGCTCAGCTCCGTCCTGCTCTACTCGGAAATGCTGCTCGACGGCATGGACGATTCCAAGGAAACCCGGCACGACTTTCTCTCGATTATTGTCGACAACTGCCGACGGCTGACCAGGCTGATCAACGACGTGCTCGATCTTTCGAAAATCGAGGCGGGCCGGATGCCGTTCAAGCCAATTGAGCTCGATCTCACCGATATCGTGGCCGAGACGGTCAGCGGCCTCAAACCGACGATTGACGCCAAGAAACTCAATTACACATCCGACGGGATAGAAAAGGGCGTGAAACTCTGGGGAGACCGCGACAGGGTGATTCAGGTCCTGACCAACATAATCTCGAACGCTGTCAAATTTACGCCCGAGGGCGGCTCTATCTCGGTGGCCTTGCAGCAGAGAGGAAACCAGGGTCTGGTTTCCATAACCGATTCCGGCAAGGGTATCAGCCGTGAGGATATCCCCAAGGTATTCGACCGTTTCAGCCATCTTGAGAGTATTGAACACCACTCCGAGGGCTCAGGACTCGGCATGACGATCAGCAAATCGATAATCGAACGGCTCGGAGGCGAAATCTGGATCGAAAGCGAAATCGGTACGGGAGCCACCGTATTTTTTACCCTGCCTTGTGCGGGACGGCGTATCAAAAAACCAACGGAAGAACAGGATGAAAATGGAGTTCGACAGCAGCAAAATACTGATAGTTGA
- a CDS encoding TonB-dependent receptor: MNGTGYNHKIWPAMLLMVLLLWSPGGFAQGFTEEMIFQPIQTVITAGRIEQRIERAPATVTVISAEEIRASGALNIPELLRLVPGLDVTTVSASHFEVNARGLNQILSNKLLVLIDGRSAYFDFFGGVIWPALQIVIDQIDRIEVVRSPSSALYGANAFSGVINIITKNPRQINGTKINFRTGQQATLYASVMHGQRFGDTSLRFAFGARQMDSFGKPAREFENNILGNIYLEHRFDSQQRLSVEGGVIDGSVSQNVRLMDNEFEATTSYAKLNYEYGDFSLQTFWNRGNETGDPFFLGTDDVEILYNTFDIEAQQTLELANKHVLVVGGTYRYNTIESNIIDTNHDQNLLAAYFQDEYRPIPEVSLLGGARIDHHPLVGTSFSPRGSIIYAPTSRHTFRTSVGRAFRNPSFTDSYFELDVPLPPSPLLPPHFTLVGKPDLESEKITTYELGYTFFPRHFFRAEIDLFAYSFKDYIGVDSLLPNQSTGRLEQSFINKGSAKNYGFEVTFDVLPAPWMKISANYSYQDLTNNYSVLESQAPPSHKANLKAFMSLPYNFSTYCSVSRTGESTWEVPTNEGDYQVIDSKPNTRLDARISWQGLNDHAEFFLAAYNLKDYRYREYPRGEEVRRRMTTGFQLTF; encoded by the coding sequence ATGAACGGAACTGGATATAACCACAAAATATGGCCCGCCATGCTGTTGATGGTTCTTCTCTTGTGGTCTCCCGGCGGGTTCGCCCAGGGATTTACCGAAGAAATGATATTCCAGCCGATCCAGACCGTGATCACCGCCGGCCGTATTGAGCAGAGGATTGAGCGTGCGCCGGCCACGGTCACCGTAATTTCGGCCGAGGAAATTCGTGCCTCAGGGGCGCTTAATATCCCCGAATTGCTCCGCCTCGTGCCCGGCCTGGATGTCACCACGGTGAGCGCCTCGCATTTCGAGGTCAATGCCAGAGGCCTTAACCAGATTCTGTCCAACAAGCTGCTGGTCCTGATTGACGGTCGCTCGGCTTATTTCGACTTTTTCGGCGGAGTAATCTGGCCCGCGCTCCAGATCGTGATCGATCAGATTGACCGGATCGAGGTAGTCCGCAGCCCCAGTTCAGCGCTATACGGCGCAAACGCTTTCAGCGGCGTGATCAATATCATTACCAAGAACCCGCGCCAGATCAACGGCACCAAGATCAACTTTCGCACCGGACAGCAAGCCACGCTTTATGCCTCGGTGATGCACGGTCAGCGCTTCGGAGACACCTCGCTCAGGTTTGCCTTCGGCGCCAGGCAGATGGACAGTTTCGGCAAGCCGGCCCGTGAATTCGAGAACAACATCCTGGGTAATATCTACCTCGAACACAGGTTCGACTCTCAGCAGCGGCTGTCGGTGGAGGGCGGCGTTATCGACGGTTCTGTCTCCCAGAACGTCCGGCTGATGGACAACGAATTCGAGGCCACCACCAGTTACGCCAAGCTGAACTACGAGTATGGAGATTTCAGCCTGCAAACTTTCTGGAACCGTGGCAATGAAACCGGCGACCCGTTTTTTCTGGGGACCGATGACGTGGAAATTCTCTACAATACTTTCGATATCGAGGCGCAGCAGACCCTTGAGCTGGCCAATAAACATGTGCTGGTGGTTGGCGGAACCTACCGGTACAACACGATCGAATCCAACATTATCGATACAAACCACGACCAGAACCTGCTGGCCGCCTATTTTCAGGATGAGTACCGACCCATCCCGGAAGTCAGCCTGCTCGGCGGCGCCCGGATCGATCACCACCCCCTGGTCGGTACAAGTTTCAGTCCGCGCGGCAGTATTATCTATGCTCCAACCAGCCGTCACACTTTCAGGACCTCGGTTGGACGGGCCTTCCGTAACCCGAGCTTTACTGACTCCTATTTCGAACTGGACGTTCCGCTTCCGCCTTCGCCCTTACTCCCACCCCATTTTACCCTGGTGGGCAAACCCGACCTGGAAAGCGAAAAGATCACAACCTACGAACTGGGTTATACGTTCTTTCCCCGGCATTTTTTCCGTGCAGAGATAGACCTGTTCGCATACAGTTTCAAAGACTATATCGGAGTCGACAGCTTACTGCCGAATCAATCCACCGGCCGCCTGGAACAGTCGTTCATCAACAAGGGCAGCGCCAAGAACTATGGTTTCGAAGTCACGTTCGACGTGCTTCCCGCTCCCTGGATGAAAATTTCGGCCAATTACAGCTATCAGGACCTGACTAACAACTACTCGGTGCTTGAAAGCCAGGCGCCCCCGTCGCACAAAGCCAATCTCAAAGCTTTCATGTCCCTGCCGTACAATTTCTCCACTTACTGCTCTGTCAGCAGGACTGGAGAATCGACCTGGGAAGTGCCCACTAACGAAGGGGACTATCAGGTAATCGATTCGAAGCCGAATACTAGGCTGGATGCCAGAATTTCGTGGCAGGGGTTGAACGACCATGCCGAATTTTTCCTCGCCGCTTACAATCTGAAGGACTACCGTTACAGAGAGTACCCTCGTGGCGAAGAGGTCCGGCGAAGAATGACCACCGGTTTTCAGCTCACTTTCTAA
- a CDS encoding response regulator codes for MNSALPIPDPPLTTGDIARYCHTTVMQINRWIKNGDLKAFRNPGGQNRITRQEFHSFLERNGMPVLDEFFRELEKGKRVLVADDDRSVVDAIRYLLMAQEEHYEVKVSRDGYETLIAAGDFKPDLLIIDIRMPKIDGLEVCRRLRQNQSFVHGIKILAITGHSEAYDRDLVLRNGADEYLLKPFDKKSLMALVKGLIG; via the coding sequence GTGAACAGTGCCCTGCCGATACCTGACCCTCCACTGACTACCGGCGACATAGCCCGCTACTGCCACACGACGGTTATGCAGATCAATCGCTGGATCAAAAACGGGGACCTGAAGGCATTCCGGAATCCCGGCGGACAGAACCGCATTACGCGCCAGGAGTTTCACAGTTTCCTGGAGCGCAACGGCATGCCCGTGCTCGACGAGTTTTTCAGGGAACTGGAAAAAGGCAAACGTGTGCTTGTGGCCGATGATGACAGGTCTGTGGTCGATGCGATCCGCTACCTGCTGATGGCCCAGGAAGAGCACTACGAGGTCAAGGTCTCTCGCGATGGCTACGAAACCCTGATCGCCGCGGGGGATTTTAAGCCGGACCTGCTGATTATCGATATCCGGATGCCCAAAATCGATGGCCTCGAGGTCTGCCGTCGCCTGCGCCAGAACCAGAGCTTCGTCCACGGAATCAAAATTCTGGCCATTACCGGCCACTCCGAGGCCTACGACCGCGACCTTGTCCTGCGCAACGGCGCGGATGAGTACCTGCTCAAGCCTTTCGACAAGAAATCGCTGATGGCCCTTGTCAAGGGATTGATCGGATGA